One window of the Rhizorhabdus dicambivorans genome contains the following:
- a CDS encoding 3-oxoacid CoA-transferase subunit B — protein sequence MPWTRNEMAGRAARELEDGFYVNLGIGIPTLVADNIPDGINVTLQSENGMLGLGPYPREDDVDADIINAGKETITELVGTSYVSSADSFGMIRGGHMNLSILGAMEVAENGDIANWMIPGKMVKGMGGAMDLVAGVRRIIVLMDHVSRDGTAKFRRTCSLPLTGSNVVDMLVTDQAVFERPDRGSPFRLKEMAPGVCLEKLREITEAEFLV from the coding sequence ATGCCTTGGACCAGAAATGAGATGGCAGGGCGCGCGGCGCGTGAGCTGGAAGATGGCTTCTACGTCAATTTGGGGATCGGTATCCCGACGTTGGTTGCGGACAATATCCCCGACGGGATCAATGTCACCTTGCAATCAGAAAATGGTATGTTGGGCTTGGGTCCCTATCCTCGGGAGGACGATGTCGATGCCGACATCATCAACGCTGGCAAGGAAACGATCACCGAGTTGGTCGGGACCAGCTACGTCTCTTCAGCCGATAGCTTCGGGATGATCCGGGGCGGTCATATGAACCTGTCTATTCTTGGCGCCATGGAGGTCGCCGAAAATGGGGACATCGCCAACTGGATGATCCCCGGCAAGATGGTCAAGGGAATGGGCGGTGCCATGGATTTGGTGGCGGGTGTTCGTCGCATCATCGTGCTGATGGACCATGTGTCGCGTGATGGGACCGCGAAGTTCAGACGCACCTGCTCGCTGCCGCTGACCGGTTCGAACGTCGTCGACATGCTCGTGACGGACCAAGCAGTTTTTGAGCGTCCGGACCGCGGATCGCCGTTCCGCCTCAAGGAGATGGCCCCAGGCGTGTGCTTGGAGAAGCTTCGAGAAATTACTGAAGCCGAGTTCTTGGTTTGA
- a CDS encoding LuxR family transcriptional regulator — MSDLLEDFLIGLASANDPASLHTLLSAFSQTIGFSHFALITHEDLRICRRGQINIRNYPEAIVERIIANAFFRRDPIIRGALFADSAFLWSRISDIIRLDKKDRASLELGCRHGLTEGVTVPCHKFGSAFGSCTFAGKIDCERAERSRAILQAAAIFAFQRARQIAGDRAAPYAALPRLNPRPRDCVVLAGRGQTNKQIARTLGLAPRTVDGYLADARRILGAADRTEMVVAAVLDGQIGLEEINHRQSPSFALG; from the coding sequence ATGAGCGACCTGCTTGAAGATTTTCTGATCGGACTCGCTTCGGCCAACGACCCGGCAAGTCTGCACACCCTTCTGTCGGCGTTCTCGCAGACGATCGGGTTTTCGCACTTCGCGCTGATCACGCATGAGGATTTGAGGATTTGCCGCAGGGGTCAAATCAACATCCGCAATTATCCCGAAGCTATCGTTGAGCGAATTATCGCTAACGCTTTCTTCCGGCGGGATCCCATCATTAGAGGCGCGCTTTTTGCCGACAGCGCTTTTCTCTGGTCGCGCATCAGCGATATCATCCGGCTCGATAAAAAGGATCGCGCGAGCTTGGAATTAGGCTGCCGCCACGGTCTGACCGAAGGCGTCACGGTTCCATGCCATAAGTTCGGATCAGCTTTTGGGTCATGCACCTTTGCGGGCAAGATCGACTGCGAGCGTGCCGAACGATCACGGGCAATCCTCCAGGCCGCCGCCATATTCGCCTTCCAGCGCGCCCGTCAGATCGCTGGAGACCGAGCAGCGCCCTACGCCGCCTTGCCGCGTCTCAATCCTCGGCCGCGTGACTGCGTCGTCCTTGCCGGACGTGGTCAGACGAATAAGCAAATCGCGCGGACTCTCGGCCTGGCCCCGCGCACCGTAGACGGATATCTCGCCGATGCCCGGCGGATTCTCGGCGCGGCTGACCGCACCGAAATGGTGGTCGCGGCCGTCCTCGACGGGCAGATCGGGCTGGAGGAGATAAACCACCGTCAATCCCCGTCATTTGCGCTGGGATAG